The following nucleotide sequence is from Ahniella affigens.
ACAGCACGAGGGTACGGTTTCGAAGCGCCCACTCGGAAAGATTGAAACCGAGCATGGATTACCTCGCCAGTTCCAGATCGATCGGCTTGACCACCTGATCGACGCGCAGCTTATGCACGCCGGCCGTCACGATGCGGTCCTCCGTGGTGAGACCCGCAACAATGCTGACGCCGTCCTCGCGATATTGTCCTACCTGCACCTCGCGCAGATTCACAGTGTTCTTGGTCGGCTCCAACACCCACACCGCCGGCTTGCGATCCTTTTCGTACAGCGCCGACAACGGTATCAACACCGACGCAGGCGCGGCCGAGTCGGTAAAGAACACGCGCGTGGTCATGCCAATCTTGACCGCTTGGTCGGGCTCATCGAAGGACACCCGAACCGCATAGGTCCGCGTCGCGGGATCGGCCGACGGCGCCACTTCGCGCACCTTGCCCGCGTAGCGACTGCCACGCTCGGCCCAAAGCTGCACCACCACGGGCCGACCTTTTGCGAACTCGGCAACACGCGATTCCGGCACATCGATCTGCGCCTCGATTTCGCCACTGCGCGCCAGACCGACAATCGGCTGACCCGCAGCAACCACCTGCCCGACTTCCGCGAACCACTGTGTCACGACGCCATCGGCGTCGGCAGCAAGCTGCGTGTAGCTGCTCTGATTGCGCGCCACATCGAGCTGCGCCTTGGCCTGCTCCAAGCGTGCGGCAGCAGCCTTTTGCTGATTCGAACGGGCCTCAAACAAGGCTTTGCTGATGTAATTCTTTTCGAGCAGCTGACGATGCCGCTCCAACTCGGCATCGGCGAGCGCCAGATCAGCCTCGGCCGACGCCACAGCCGCTTCGGCCGACGTGCGCTGCAAATCGATATCTTGCGGTTCCAATTCGGCGAGCACCTGGCCCTTCTTGACGACGGCACCGGTGTCGACCAAACGGAGCCGGATCTTGCCGAGCACCCGGAATCCGAGCGAGCTCTGATAGCGCGGTCGTACGTCGCCGGAGTAACTCTCGATCGTCAATGATTCCAGTGCCACCGGGCTCGCGACAATCGCCGGCCGGATCACTTCTTTCGGTTTCTCACCGCCACCACAGGCGGCCAGCGCCGCCGTCAATGCCAATCCCAAGGGCCACAGCCACTTCCTGTGCTCTGCTTGCATGCCTTTCGCTCCCGCTTGCCTTAACTGAACTGGGCGGTATAGTATTCATTACCAAACTGAACTGTCTAGTATTGTTTTGTGAAGCAAACGAAAAAAATTTCTGGCCCGACGAAGCCAGCACAGGGACGGCCCAAGGACATGGCCAAGCGGCTGGCGATTCTCGACACCGCCAAGGCGCTTTTCGCCTCCCTTGGGTTTGAAGGCACCAGCATGGATGCGGTGGCCAAGCAGGCCGGCGTCTCGAAACTGACGGTGTACAGCCACTTCGCCGACAAGGACACACTGTTCAAGGCAGCCGTGCAGTCCAAATGCGAGGAGCAGATGCCTGAGGCGCTGTTCCATATCGACCCCAAGGCGCCCATCCAGAAGCAATTGCTCGGCATCGCCCGCGGTTTCTTCGAACTGGTGTTCAGTGAGGAATCGCTGACCTTGCATCGCATGATGGTGGCCAACGCCGGTCACTCGCCACACCTCGCGGAGCTGTTCTTCGAAGCTGGGCCGCGCCGGGTCCTGGCAGCGCTCGCCCAATTCCTGAAGGAAGCAACCATTGCTGGTGCGCTGCAGGTCAAGGACCCGGAACAGGCTGCCGGTCACTTCTTTGTGCTGATCAAAGGCATGGAACACATGCGGCATTTGGTTGGCAGCAGTTGCAGCCTCGTGGACTTCAATCGCGATCGGCATTTGAAAAGCGTCGTCGAATTGTTTCATCGCGCTTTCCGCGCCAATTGACGCCACGGCGATCGGAACATCGCCACCAGCCACTGTTACACTCACCGCATGCTCGAACTTCTGACCATTCGCCATGCGCAGGCATCATTCGATGCCGATGATTACGATCAATTGTCGACCAAGGGTGAGTTGCAGGCCGAACGTCTGGGTCGCCACTTGGCCGCTGATCCGGGCTACACGTTCGATGCCGTGATCGTTGGCGCCATGAAGCGGCACGAGCAAACGTACTCAGCCATTCAATCCGCCTACGCCGAGGGTGGCCGCGATTTACCGAATGCGATCACGCTGGCGGCGTTCAACGAATTCGATCACGGTGCGGTGCTCAGCGCGTTCTTGAGCAAGTATCCGGATCATTCCAGCCTGGTCGCGGGTCGCATGCCCGCCAAAGACGATCGCGGCGCAGTCGCCCAGTTTATCGCCGCGGCGTTGATGGCGTGGGCCCAGGGCTTGTTGGATGATCGGCTCGATGAGAGCTTTCCGGCGTTCCAGCACCGCGTTCACGATGGTTTGTTCGAACTGATCCAACAACATCAAGGTCGCAGCCGACTGCTGCTGGTCAGCTCCGGCGGTGTCATTGCGCAAATTGCCGGTCTGGCGCTCCAGGTCCCTGCGGCGCGCACGATCGACTTCAACCTATCGCTGATGAACACCGGCTTGAGCAGCTTTCATTGGCGCGGTGCGAGCCTGCATTTGGCGAGTTGGAACAGTTTGCCGCATCTCGCTGGCGCCGATGGCCGCGCGATGCAGACGTTCGTTTGAGGCAAAGCGCCAAGACGCACCCGCGTCAATTCGTTCTGGACATTCAGCGCCAACATAAAGCAAAACGGCGAGGCTCTCGCCTCGCCGCTTGATGCAGCCAATCAGCTGACGGACGATCAGAGATCGTCGCCACCCTTCGACAGATCGTCGTCGGCCACTTCCTGCGCGGCCCACTCCAGCGCTTCGCGCTCAGCGCGTTCGCGTTCCTGGCGCTCGATTTCGGCCAGCAGCTCAGGGGTGATCTTGCGACCGGCGATCTCGCGCAGCGCCACCACCGTTGGCTTGTCGTTTTCGTGGACGACCAGTGCCTCGGCCCCCTTCGACAACTGACGGGCCCGCTTCGTCGCCATCAGGACGAGCTCAAAGCGGTTATCAACGACTTCCAGACAATCTTCAACGGTAATGCGGGCCATGATTTAGGGTGCTCCGGGCGGGCGGATCAAAGTCAAGTTGGCGAGCGTAGCAAAAAAACCTGGATCAGGCAAACGAAGGCGGGCCAAAGCGTTCAGATCGTTGGCAAGAATCCTTTTATTGGCAAGGACTTGCGGGTGAGGCTCACCCAACATTGCATCAGGCCCAGTCGCCACGCAGCTCGCGGACCTTTGCCTCGAGCTTGGTTGCCGTGACCTGATCGGGCGTCCAGGCCGGGTCCAAGGTCAATCCGATGCGCGACCAAAACCGGCGCGGCAACCGCGCCCGCTGCAAGGCCGAGTCTTTGCGCGAGAAGATGCTGCCCCACATGCCCCGCAGCGCTGCCGGGATCACCGGGACCGGGCGGCCGGCGAGAATCTTCTCGATCCCGGGCCGGAACGAATTGATCTCGCCGTCGCGCGT
It contains:
- a CDS encoding efflux RND transporter periplasmic adaptor subunit, with amino-acid sequence MQAEHRKWLWPLGLALTAALAACGGGEKPKEVIRPAIVASPVALESLTIESYSGDVRPRYQSSLGFRVLGKIRLRLVDTGAVVKKGQVLAELEPQDIDLQRTSAEAAVASAEADLALADAELERHRQLLEKNYISKALFEARSNQQKAAAARLEQAKAQLDVARNQSSYTQLAADADGVVTQWFAEVGQVVAAGQPIVGLARSGEIEAQIDVPESRVAEFAKGRPVVVQLWAERGSRYAGKVREVAPSADPATRTYAVRVSFDEPDQAVKIGMTTRVFFTDSAAPASVLIPLSALYEKDRKPAVWVLEPTKNTVNLREVQVGQYREDGVSIVAGLTTEDRIVTAGVHKLRVDQVVKPIDLELAR
- a CDS encoding TetR/AcrR family transcriptional regulator, translating into MAKRLAILDTAKALFASLGFEGTSMDAVAKQAGVSKLTVYSHFADKDTLFKAAVQSKCEEQMPEALFHIDPKAPIQKQLLGIARGFFELVFSEESLTLHRMMVANAGHSPHLAELFFEAGPRRVLAALAQFLKEATIAGALQVKDPEQAAGHFFVLIKGMEHMRHLVGSSCSLVDFNRDRHLKSVVELFHRAFRAN
- a CDS encoding histidine phosphatase family protein; this translates as MLELLTIRHAQASFDADDYDQLSTKGELQAERLGRHLAADPGYTFDAVIVGAMKRHEQTYSAIQSAYAEGGRDLPNAITLAAFNEFDHGAVLSAFLSKYPDHSSLVAGRMPAKDDRGAVAQFIAAALMAWAQGLLDDRLDESFPAFQHRVHDGLFELIQQHQGRSRLLLVSSGGVIAQIAGLALQVPAARTIDFNLSLMNTGLSSFHWRGASLHLASWNSLPHLAGADGRAMQTFV
- the rpoZ gene encoding DNA-directed RNA polymerase subunit omega, whose product is MARITVEDCLEVVDNRFELVLMATKRARQLSKGAEALVVHENDKPTVVALREIAGRKITPELLAEIERQERERAEREALEWAAQEVADDDLSKGGDDL